One Alnus glutinosa chromosome 3, dhAlnGlut1.1, whole genome shotgun sequence genomic region harbors:
- the LOC133863402 gene encoding uncharacterized protein LOC133863402: MADTKVTLKLLIDKKSQQVLFAEAEKKFVDFLFSIFTLPVGTVTRLLQKQNMAGCLHSLYESIENLNDIYIEAGQVKGFLLNPKVAISGATVLPDLLLPSVEQSYTARKIYRCGHCFEYVAHDRGSICPSCAKSMTSELIYVDPPSLVKSYTRSRFYRCAKNRCKHVAINGTTICPSCGNPMPYEQSYVHPPRNIKASSSSEGGYVKGVITYMVMDNLEVKPMSTISSITLLTKLNVKDVRAVEEKVVDFGMDEAVKLLKSSLNSKTVLTDVFLRAETTGTETLISRCKNCNMLWQYIHAQQASQLEFKGVA, encoded by the exons ATGGCAGATACGAAGGTAACCCTGAAGCTTTTGATTGACAAAAAGAGCCAACAGGTGCTCTTTGCTGaagcagaaaaaaaatttgttgattttctctttAGCATTTTCACTCTGCCGGTCGGAACAGTCACGAGGCTCTTACAGAAGCAAAACATGGCAGGCTGCTTGCATAGCCTGTACGAGAGCATAGAGAATCTGAATGATATTTACATTGAGGCAGGCCAAGTCAAAGGCTTTCTCCTAAACCCAAAAGTAGCCATTTCTGGAGCCACAGTACTCCCTGATCTCCTCTTGCCAAGCGTTGAGCAGTCATACACAGCCAGGAAAATTTATAGGTGTGGCCACTGCTTTGAGTACGTTGCGCATGACCGGGGATCAATTTGTCCTTCGTGCGCCAAATCAATGACCAGCGAGTTAATTTACGTAGACCCTCCAAGCTTAGTGAAGTCATATACAAGAAGTAGATTTTATAGGTGTGCCAAAAACCGCTGTAAGCACGTGGCTATTAACGGGACAACAATTTGTCCTTCGTGCGGGAATCCAATGCCCTACGAGCAAAGTTACGTACACCCGCCAAGGAATATCAAGGCATCCTCCTCTAGTGAGGGAGGTTACGTGAAAGGGGTGATCACTTACATGGTGATGGATAATCTGGAGGTGAAGCCCATGTCAACCATCTCTTCTATCACTTTACTTACCAAGTTAAATGTCAAGGACGTAAGGGCTGTTGAGGAGAAGGTGGTCGATTTCGGCATGGATGAG GCTGTAAAATTGCTCAAGTCTTCTCTGAATTCAAAGACTGTCTTGACTGATGTCTTCCTTCGGGCAGAGACCACTGGAACTGAGACTTTGATTTCTAGGTGCAAGAACTGT AACATGCTGTGGCAATATATACATGCACAGCAAGCATCACAACTGGAATTTAAAGGCGTTGCCTAA
- the LOC133864604 gene encoding large ribosomal subunit protein uL23y isoform X2, which yields MAPKGDVTKKADPKAQALKAAKAVKSGPVFKKKAKKIRTSVTFHRPRTLKKDRNPKYPRISATPRNKLDHYQILKYPLTTESAMKKIEDNNTLVFIVDIRADKKKVKDAVKKMYDIQAKKVNTLIRPDGTKKAYVRLTPDYDALDVANKIGII from the exons ATGGcccctaaag GTGATGTTACGAAAAAGGCTGATCCAAAGGCTCAGGCCTTGAAGGCTGCCAAGGCTGTGAAATCAGGTCCAGTCTTCAAGAAGAAAGCTAAGAAGATCAGGACATCAGTCACATTCCATCGACCAAGGACATTAAAGAAGGACAGGAACCCCAAATATCCTCGCATCAGTGCTACACCAAGAAACAAGTTGGACCATTACCAGATTCTCAAGTATCCACTGACTACTGAGTCTGCAATGAAAAAGATCGAGGACAACAACACCCTCGTTTTCATTGTTGACATCCGTGCTGACAAGAAAAAGGTCAAAGATGCTGTGAAGAAGATGTATGACATTCAGGCCAAGAAAGTGAACACTTTGATCAG GCCTGATGGAACTAAGAAGGCATACGTTAGGTTGACACCAGACTATGATGCCTTGGACGTGGCAAACAAGATTGGTATCATCTAA
- the LOC133864604 gene encoding large ribosomal subunit protein uL23y isoform X1: protein MLYIFAGDVTKKADPKAQALKAAKAVKSGPVFKKKAKKIRTSVTFHRPRTLKKDRNPKYPRISATPRNKLDHYQILKYPLTTESAMKKIEDNNTLVFIVDIRADKKKVKDAVKKMYDIQAKKVNTLIRPDGTKKAYVRLTPDYDALDVANKIGII, encoded by the exons ATGCTGTATATTTTTGCAGGTGATGTTACGAAAAAGGCTGATCCAAAGGCTCAGGCCTTGAAGGCTGCCAAGGCTGTGAAATCAGGTCCAGTCTTCAAGAAGAAAGCTAAGAAGATCAGGACATCAGTCACATTCCATCGACCAAGGACATTAAAGAAGGACAGGAACCCCAAATATCCTCGCATCAGTGCTACACCAAGAAACAAGTTGGACCATTACCAGATTCTCAAGTATCCACTGACTACTGAGTCTGCAATGAAAAAGATCGAGGACAACAACACCCTCGTTTTCATTGTTGACATCCGTGCTGACAAGAAAAAGGTCAAAGATGCTGTGAAGAAGATGTATGACATTCAGGCCAAGAAAGTGAACACTTTGATCAG GCCTGATGGAACTAAGAAGGCATACGTTAGGTTGACACCAGACTATGATGCCTTGGACGTGGCAAACAAGATTGGTATCATCTAA
- the LOC133864184 gene encoding psbP-like protein 1, chloroplastic isoform X2 translates to MASLQNSPTRTLFLNSFPQKHGTLPCCKRAGISFLVRAEQVGTSSRGSPSQDRTGRRLVLAIGAVAPCVVLVNQNSKSFAVETKKGFLSVTDKKDGYEFIYPFGWQEVVIEGQDKVFKDVIEPLESASVTVIPTIKQDIRDFGPPKEVAETLIKRVLAPSSQKTKLIEAAEHDVDGKAYYTFEFIAQAPNYTRHALSTISIGNGKFYTLTTGANERRWEKMKDKLHTVVDSFKLFNV, encoded by the exons ATGGCGTCTCTGCAAAACTCACCCACAAGGACACTGTTTCTCAACTCTTTCCCTCAg AAGCACGGTACGTTACCTTGCTGTAAAAGAGCCGGCATTTCGTTTCTGGTCAGAGCCGAGCAAGTGGGAACGTCCTCAAGAGGGTCTCCTTCTCAAG ATAGAACTGGGAGGCGACTAGTGCTAGCTATTGGAGCAGTTGCCCCTTGCGTTGTTCTTGTCAATCAGAATTCCAAATCGT TTGCTGTAGAAACTAAGAAGGGATTTCTGTCGGTCACAGACAAGAAAGATGGATACGAATTTATTTATCCATTTGGGTGGCAG GAAGTAGTGATTGAAGGCCAAGACAAGGTTTTTAAAGATGTCATTGAGCCATTAGAAAGTGCAAGTGTGACCGTGATCCCAACAATCAAACAGGACATTCGAGACTTTGGGCCACCAAAAGAG GTTGCTGAAACTTTGATAAAAAGGGTCTTGGCCCCTTCTTCccagaaaacaaagctaattgagGCAGCAGAG CATGATGTTGACGGAAAAGCATATTACACATTTGAGTTCATTGCTCAGGCTCCAAATTACACCCGCCATGCTCTCAGCACAATCTCCATAGGCAATG GTAAGTTCTACACTCTGACCACAGGGGCCAATGAGAGGAGGTGGGAGAAGATGAAAGACAAATTGCATACGGTCGTTGATTCCTTCAAACTTTTCAACGTTTGA
- the LOC133864184 gene encoding psbP-like protein 1, chloroplastic isoform X1 has translation MASLQNSPTRTLFLNSFPQFQKHGTLPCCKRAGISFLVRAEQVGTSSRGSPSQDRTGRRLVLAIGAVAPCVVLVNQNSKSFAVETKKGFLSVTDKKDGYEFIYPFGWQEVVIEGQDKVFKDVIEPLESASVTVIPTIKQDIRDFGPPKEVAETLIKRVLAPSSQKTKLIEAAEHDVDGKAYYTFEFIAQAPNYTRHALSTISIGNGKFYTLTTGANERRWEKMKDKLHTVVDSFKLFNV, from the exons ATGGCGTCTCTGCAAAACTCACCCACAAGGACACTGTTTCTCAACTCTTTCCCTCAg TTCCAGAAGCACGGTACGTTACCTTGCTGTAAAAGAGCCGGCATTTCGTTTCTGGTCAGAGCCGAGCAAGTGGGAACGTCCTCAAGAGGGTCTCCTTCTCAAG ATAGAACTGGGAGGCGACTAGTGCTAGCTATTGGAGCAGTTGCCCCTTGCGTTGTTCTTGTCAATCAGAATTCCAAATCGT TTGCTGTAGAAACTAAGAAGGGATTTCTGTCGGTCACAGACAAGAAAGATGGATACGAATTTATTTATCCATTTGGGTGGCAG GAAGTAGTGATTGAAGGCCAAGACAAGGTTTTTAAAGATGTCATTGAGCCATTAGAAAGTGCAAGTGTGACCGTGATCCCAACAATCAAACAGGACATTCGAGACTTTGGGCCACCAAAAGAG GTTGCTGAAACTTTGATAAAAAGGGTCTTGGCCCCTTCTTCccagaaaacaaagctaattgagGCAGCAGAG CATGATGTTGACGGAAAAGCATATTACACATTTGAGTTCATTGCTCAGGCTCCAAATTACACCCGCCATGCTCTCAGCACAATCTCCATAGGCAATG GTAAGTTCTACACTCTGACCACAGGGGCCAATGAGAGGAGGTGGGAGAAGATGAAAGACAAATTGCATACGGTCGTTGATTCCTTCAAACTTTTCAACGTTTGA